The following proteins are encoded in a genomic region of Natrinema sp. DC36:
- the lysW gene encoding lysine biosynthesis protein LysW produces the protein MTECVECGAEVSLHDDLEVGEIVDCTTCGAELEVVDTEPPVLERAPELEEDWGE, from the coding sequence ATGACCGAATGCGTCGAGTGTGGGGCCGAGGTGTCCCTGCACGACGATCTGGAAGTCGGAGAGATTGTCGACTGTACGACCTGTGGAGCCGAGCTTGAAGTCGTCGATACGGAGCCGCCAGTCCTCGAGCGGGCCCCCGAGCTCGAAGAGGACTGGGGTGAGTGA